In Selenomonas dianae, a genomic segment contains:
- a CDS encoding energy-coupling factor transporter transmembrane component T family protein has protein sequence MLNDIQIGRYLPGDSFLHRMDPRVKMVLLFFFLLLIFFVQNVAGFLALSLAVALLMVFSEVPLGMQLRSIRPILWIVIFTFGVHLFMTPGTEVFHVGPFAATWEGVARGSYISLRLILLILLSTLLTLTTSPLRLTDGLESLLSPLRRFRVPVHELSMMMTIALRFVPTLLDELDRIMKAQKARGADFERGNIMQRLRAIVPILVPLFLSAFRRADELALAMEARCYRGGEGRTQMKELRAGRIDYAAIAVFVLGAAGICAVSLGGLPIAP, from the coding sequence GTGCTCAATGACATACAGATTGGGCGTTATCTGCCCGGAGATTCGTTTCTGCACCGCATGGATCCGCGTGTGAAGATGGTGCTGCTCTTCTTTTTCCTGCTGCTCATTTTTTTTGTGCAGAACGTGGCGGGATTCCTTGCACTCTCTCTTGCCGTTGCATTGCTGATGGTGTTCTCGGAGGTGCCGCTGGGGATGCAGCTGCGCTCGATCCGGCCGATTCTCTGGATTGTGATTTTCACCTTCGGGGTGCATCTCTTTATGACACCGGGGACGGAGGTGTTTCACGTCGGACCGTTTGCCGCAACGTGGGAGGGGGTGGCACGCGGGAGCTACATCAGTCTGCGCCTTATTCTGCTCATTCTCCTGAGCACGCTCCTGACGCTGACGACGAGCCCCCTGCGCCTGACGGACGGCCTTGAGTCGTTGCTCTCACCGCTGCGCCGTTTTCGCGTGCCCGTGCACGAACTTTCGATGATGATGACGATTGCCCTGCGCTTTGTGCCGACGCTGCTCGATGAGCTGGATCGCATCATGAAGGCGCAGAAGGCGCGCGGGGCGGATTTTGAGCGCGGGAACATCATGCAGCGATTGCGTGCGATTGTGCCGATCCTCGTGCCGCTCTTTCTCTCGGCGTTCCGCCGTGCGGACGAGCTCGCGCTTGCGATGGAGGCGCGCTGCTATCGCGGCGGCGAGGGGCGCACGCAGATGAAGGAGCTGCGTGCGGGGCGGATCGATTATGCGGCGATTGCCGTGTTTGTGCTCGGTGCGGCGGGGATCTGCGCCGTGAGCCTCGGAGGTCTGCCCATTGCGCCCTGA
- the truA gene encoding tRNA pseudouridine(38-40) synthase TruA: protein MKARARNIALKVAYDGTNYHGFQRQTAPVIAVQNVLERALAKVCGEQVELAAAGRTDAGVHAYGQVVNFFTDGRIPTKRLPRAVNGLLPPDIVVTEAWEAARDFSARHSATGKAYVYRIEQCTVPNPFTRSYAWQIFQPLDHDAMRAVLALLVGTHDYSSFRAAGGAPMSPVRTLDEIRMDEDGGGRLSCCLHGNGFLYHMVRNIMSAVVSVGLGRISTDRFAEIFAARDRRLVPPTAPACGLYLLSVDYAEVPQ, encoded by the coding sequence ATGAAGGCGCGTGCGCGAAATATTGCGTTGAAAGTCGCCTATGACGGGACGAACTATCACGGCTTTCAGCGGCAGACAGCGCCGGTTATCGCGGTGCAGAATGTGCTTGAACGTGCTCTGGCAAAGGTCTGCGGGGAGCAGGTGGAGCTTGCCGCCGCAGGGCGGACGGATGCGGGCGTGCACGCGTATGGGCAGGTGGTCAATTTCTTTACGGACGGACGTATTCCAACCAAACGTCTGCCGCGTGCGGTGAACGGTCTTCTGCCGCCCGATATTGTGGTGACAGAGGCGTGGGAGGCGGCGCGTGATTTCAGCGCACGTCACTCGGCGACGGGGAAGGCGTATGTCTACCGCATCGAGCAGTGTACTGTTCCGAATCCCTTTACACGCAGCTATGCGTGGCAGATCTTTCAGCCGCTCGATCACGATGCGATGCGTGCGGTGCTTGCTCTGCTCGTGGGAACGCATGACTACTCCTCGTTTCGTGCGGCGGGCGGCGCGCCGATGTCGCCCGTGCGCACGCTCGATGAGATACGGATGGATGAGGATGGAGGCGGACGGCTCTCGTGCTGTCTGCATGGAAACGGCTTTCTCTATCACATGGTACGCAATATCATGAGTGCGGTGGTGAGTGTGGGGCTCGGGCGTATCTCGACGGATCGTTTCGCCGAGATCTTTGCCGCGCGTGATCGGCGGCTTGTGCCTCCGACCGCACCTGCCTGCGGGCT